A window of the Bufo gargarizans isolate SCDJY-AF-19 chromosome 1, ASM1485885v1, whole genome shotgun sequence genome harbors these coding sequences:
- the LOC122931590 gene encoding cleavage and polyadenylation specificity factor subunit 3-like, with protein sequence MSVKRKAESVIPAEESDQLLIRPLGAGQEVGRSCIIVEFKGRKIMLDCGIHPGLEGMDALPYIDLIDPAEIDLLLISHFHLDHCGALPWFLQKTSFKGRTFMTHATKAIYRWLLSDCVKVSNISADEMLYTETDLDDSMDKIETINFHEVKEVAGIKFWCYHAGHVLGAAMFMIEIAGVKLLYTGDFSRQEDRHLMAAEIPNIKPDILIIESTYGTHIHEKREEREARFCNTVHDIVNRGGRGLIPVFALGRAQELLLILDEYWQNHPELHDIPIYYASSLAKKCMAVYQTYVNAMNDKIRKQININNPFVFKHISNLKSMDHFDDIGPSIVMASPGMIQSGLSRELFESWCTDKRNGVIIAGYCVEGTLAKHIMSEPEEITTMSGQKLPLKMSVDYISFSAHTDYQQTSEFIRALQPPHVILVHGEQNEMARLKAALIREYEDNDEVDIEVHNPRNTEAVTLNFQGEKLAKVMGLLADKKPGQGRRISGILVKRNFNYHILSPSDLSNYTDLAMSTVTQTQAIPYTGPFNLLSYQLQQLTGEVEEIEVNEKDCVRVFKAITVVKEQGMVILEWVANPSNDMYADIVATVILELQSNPRTQKAATHRVSKGVDMEAYKKRLEIMLQDMFGEECVTNNDDNTVTVTVDGKSAILSLETRTVECEEGLDEDESLRELVQLAAQRLYNALGPANL encoded by the coding sequence atgtctgtgaagagGAAAGCGGAGAGTGTGATCCCGGCGGAGGAGAGTGACCAGCTGCTGATCAGACCGCTTGGTGCTGGTCAGGAGGTCGGAAGATCATGTATTATCGTAGAATTCAAAGGAAGAAAGATCATGCTGGATTGCGGCATTCACCCCGGGCTGGAAGGAATGGATGCCCTTCCATATATCGATTTGATTGATCCTGCAGAGATTGATCTCCTCCTGATAAGTCACTTCCACTTGGATCACTGCGGGGCACTACCGTGGTTTCTGCAGAAGACAAGCTTTAAAGGCAGGACATTTATGACCCATGCCACTAAGGCAATTTATCGATGGCTGCTGTCAGACTGCGTCAAAGTCAGTAACATCTCTGCGGATGAAATGCTGTACACAGAAACTGACCTCGACGACAGTATGGACAAAATCGAGACCATCAATTTCCATGAAGTGAAAGAAGTAGCAGGAATCAAGTTTTGGTGTTATCACGCTGGACATGTCCTGGGGGCCGCCATGTTTATGATCGAGATTGCAGGTGTCAAATTGCTGTACACTGGGGATTTCTCCAGACAAGAGGACAGACATCTCATGGCAGCAGAAATTCCAAATATTAAGCCAGATATCCTAATCATTGAGTCAACGTATGGCACACACATACATGAGAAGCGGGAGGAGAGGGAGGCCAgattctgtaacacagtacatgaCATCGTGAACAGGGGAGGAAGAGGACTCATCCCGGTGTTTGCTCTTGGTCGAGCTCAAGAACTTCTGTTAATCTTAGATGAATATTGGCAGAACCATCCGGAGCTACACGACATCCCCATATACTACGCCTCGTCGCTGGCTAAGAAGTGTATGGCCGTCTACCAGACCTATGTCAACGCTATGAACGACAAGATCCGCAAGCAAATCAACATCAATAACCCGTTTGTCTTCAAGCACATCAGCAACCTGAAGAGCATGGATCACTTTGACGACATAGGTCCCAGTATAGTGATGGCCTCTCCGGGTATGATACAGAGCGGTTTGTCTAGAGAGCTGTTTGAGAGCTGGTGTACCGATAAAAGAAACGGTGTGATCATCGCTGGGTACTGTGTGGAGGGAACGCTAGCAAAGCACATAATGTCGGAGCCTGAGGAGATCACCACCATGTCTGGCCAGAAGCTGCCTCTGAAGATGTCTGTGGATTACATTTCTTTCTCTGCCCACACAGATTACCAGCAAACCAGTGAATTTATCCGTGCACTACAGCCCCCTCATGTGATACTGGTGCACGGTGAGCAGAATGAAATGGCGCGTCTTAAAGCTGCTCTCATCCGTGAATATGAAGACAACGACGAGGTCGATATTGAGGTTCACAACCCCAGGAACACTGAAGCTGTTACCCTGAACTTCCAAGGAGAAAAACTGGCCAAGGTAATGGGTTTGCTTGCTGATAAGAAGCCGGGACAAGGTCGAAGAATCTCGGGAATTCTCGTCAAAAGAAACTTCAACTATCATATCCTTTCTCCAAGTGACCTCTCCAATTACACTGATCTGGCGATGAGCACGGTGACACAGACACAGGCGATTCCTTACACAGGCCCTTTCAACCTGTTATCTTACCAGTTACAGCAGCTCACTGGAGAAGTGGAAGAAATCGAAGTGAATGAGAAGGACTGTGTGAGGGTCTTCAAGGCAATCACAGTGGTAAAGGAGCAAGGAATGGTTATACTGGAGTGGGTGGCAAATCCCTCCAATGATATGTATGCCGACATCGTGGCCACAGTGATCCTGGAGTTGCAGTCAAATCCTCGTACACAGAAAGCGGCGACTCATAGAGTTAGTAAAGGAGTGGACATGGAGGCGTACAAGAAGAGACTGGAGATTATGCTTCAGGACATGTTTGGCGAGGAGTGCGTGACCAATAACGATGACAACACTGTCACAGTCACTGTGGACGGGAAATCAGCCATCTTGTCTTTGGAAACTCGGACCGTGGAATGTGAGGAAGGGTTGGATGAAGATGAATCCCTGCGGGAATTGGTGCAGCTTGCTGCTCAAAGACTGTACAACGCCCTCGGCCCTGCCAACCTTTAA